The stretch of DNA CGCTGGAAGTCGCCGTTCCGTATCCCACCATATTCCACCCCCGATCCGACTCCGACATCCTCGAGTGGCAGAGATTCGTGCGCGGCCAGAACCGAACCAAACTTTTCGCCTACGTCGGTGGCGGACGCGAGTCCATCAAGAACGATTTCAGGGGGCTACTCCTGACTCAGTGCCTGAACGAGTCCGGCTCGTGCCAGCACGTTGACTGCGCCCGGAAGAATTGCCTCGACGGGACGACGGCGATTATGGAAGCCTTCTTGGACTCGAACTTCTGCCTCCAGCCGAGAGGCGACGGGTTCACGAGGCGGTCGGTGTTCGACTGCATGCTGGCCGGTTCGATCCCGGTTTTCTTCTGGAAGCGAACCGCTTACCTGCAGTACGAGTGGTTCGTGCCGGCCGAGCCGGAGAGTTACTCGGTTTTCATTCATCGAAGCGACGTGAGGAACGGGACATCAATCAGGAAGGTTCTGGAAAGGTACAGTAGAGAGGAGGTGGACCGGATGAGAGAGAAGGTTATAGAATATATACCCAGATTTGTATATGCGAAATCAAACGAAGGATTGAAGAATACGAAAGATGCATTTGAGACCGCCATTGAAGGAGTACTGAGAAAGTTCAAGGATCATATGCAGAGAGGGAGGATTGCAGTTGTTGATTAGGAATCAAAACTCAATTGGTGTGTACAACAAATAAAGgatcatacatttttttttaaaaaaaataaataaataaatagggatattatatatatatatatatagtttatagtttaaaattctGTTCATATTCGATTGATGTATTTGTTTCGattctttgaaaaataagaataatgcTATTGCTGAATCCTGAACGTGAAttcatcctcttcttctcctacGCTATTGCTGCGGACGGAGCCAGATTTCTCAGGGATTTCGATGTTTGTGCCTTGGGCATTAGCCTGGCGCCCccaattttgattttgactGTAAATTCGAATCTCCATAGGGGTATTTAAGTACTTGTGCCAACCGACAAATAAAAACGCAAGAGTCCCAAGTTCCATCGCCGACAACGAAGTCGTGTCGACATCCGTCCATGTACCGCCAACCATAGATTTTGTGACTAAACATCAGAATATAATCTCTAGTTTATAAATGATTGATCTACTActaatagtttaaattatatGTTTGAATAATGATGGTTTCCTTTACCAACTTAGGTGGAATGGTTCAATtagaaaggaaataaattcaaacctattttgagaattttttttttatcgtatcttgaatataaaatgttttgaagTTAGTGAAATAAAATTCGATCTACAGTTGAATCCACAGAGTCTTGAAGCCAACCAATGGAAACTAAATAGTAATATCACGTGTTCTACTCGGCAGAGAGAGTCTGCCATTAGTCTAGGTCAAAAACTTATGCTACCTTTTGTGGTTACTTACTTTATAGGGGAGAAACATTAGTGcctttcattttcatatatggTTACTTTGTTAGTCTTTTGACGTTTCACAAACTCGATCTGCATCTAAATCAAGTAATTCTTAACAACAATTCAACTGCAAAGATTTTCCTAATTGTCAGAGCTCAACTCAAATCCGACTTAAAAAAGCAACTTTAAATTGCCACATCTTTCAACTTCTAGACAAAGAATTGAAGATCGATTAGAAGCTGCTGTCCTGTCATTGGGAGATATCTTTCAAATAGTAAAATTAAGAGACCTGAGGGCCCAAGAACTCGCTGCCATTGGGAGATATCTTTCAAATTTCCTTGCATAggtatgaaaaaataaaaaaaaaaattcttcttttgGTTGGCGAGTAAATCCTATGACTCAATGCTTTTTGGAATTCGATCCAGATTTCGTTGAGATTGTCATCAGCCCTCTGCTGTTTTGAATGACCAGAGAGGAAAGGCGAGACAGATGGCTGCCATTGGATAAATTTCAGGGGCTGATGGATCCATTAAATATGATGATAGTGGGTTAATGGCAGTACCTAATAACAAGAAAAAGCGAGCTTCAACAGAGCTTATTATATTAAAGACCCTAAATATTTTGCTGCAGCGGGCAGGAGCAATGGTTCAAAGAGGCTCGTAAAGCCAAATCAATCTGGAAAAGAAAGGACAGAAGAAAGCTGGTGTTGGATTATGCTCCAACTCCAGCGTTAACTTCTTAAGTGGGCCTAGACCCAACATAAGTGGACACTAAGCCCAGACCCAGATGCAACACAATATAGTCCAACTTCTTAATGATGGTTTTTTGGGCTAAACCTCTAATGTCGCCGAAGTTAACGGCGCATATTGCACTGGCTCGAACCTCTAAGTCCGCAATTATTCAAAGTTTGTTGCCCTAATTTGAAGCATTGTGCCAAGTGGCGAGGGTTTGCAGTTTGCTTTTTCCAGTGATCCCAATACTTTTCTACTTTGATGGAGGAGGGGGGACCCAAACCCCCCCGACTCCCAAGGGCACCAATGGCCCTACGCCCACTAACTTTGGATGGATGCCTAGTGGGCACGATCCAACCCTTTATTTGGCAAGACCAACCTTTAACATCGGCCTATTTTGTATTTTCATCTTCCCACGTCTTTCCAAGTTGAGCTCACCAAGAATTACACGTCACCCAAATAAACAATTTGCTTGATAAATATTCCCGTTTGATGTGtctgctattttattttttatttgctgTAAGATGGATTTATCTCTAAGGCCAACGTAAATATTGGAAGAGCGACATGTGACGTTTCGAAGATTGGTGGAATGGCACGTGAGAAGTGAACCCACATGTCTCGATATATTAGCATCGCCCTTCCATGCATCATTAATGCAGTTTCAGTTTCTTATTGCAGCTTCCGAAAACAAGCCCCATGCTCCGGCCCACGCTTGCTCTTGGTGGATTTTCTCTCCTTCCCAAAGCAAGCTAGCCCATATTATCACaaacagtatatatatttttcttttttgctggGTAGATAAATCAAGATCCGTAAAAAGGAGTACAGTCCCTTCGGCTCCTATGCCACGCTAAGTACTGGTTTGTGGtgataaatataataagtatTTCACATTTCACCTTGTATTCTATGTAATTTCACCTTTACCTCCTTTTGGCACACAACTAGGTATTGGTTCTTGGTGAAAAGATTATTAGCGCTTCaccttatatttaatataataatttcataacaGAAGACAGAGAACAAATCACAATAAAGACGACTAACCCTTAGCTTGTTACTGATTTATTGGatctttttttgtctttctactaaataaattatggGGAATTACTTACTTTCTTGTGACCCTGGTATTTAACGTCCACGGCAGTTCCATGTGAAGGGCTTTTCCAGCCTCCGGTAAATGCGTACAATTTGTCGGTCACCGAACAGGTGTCGTCACAGCAGTGGTGACAGACCTTGCTCCCTGGCTGACATACTACAAATTGGCGAACAAATCACCACActccgcccccccccccccccccccccctctctgtGTCTCTGAATCTTCCATTAACTACAAGTCTATAACAGTATGATGATCCCGAATTCCGGCCAGTTCCCACATGGCTTTCAAACCAGTAAGAAACACAAAAACCCCGACCTCAAGCCCTCTTTCTGTTCTTCGCACCCTCGTGTATGGATTTTCGTCACCATTCTTTCCGTTCAAGTCCTTATCCTTTTCTTTGCTCGTATTTTTCCTCTACCCTTATCTGTCCAACACCTCTTTACTTCTGCAAAAACAGGAAAATCCGATACCGGACAATGCCCATTCGGGAGGGTTTATGTCTACGACCTTCCGGCGATGTTTAACCGAGACTTGGTCGACACTTGCAACGACTCCGATCCGTGGCATTGGCGGTGCGGTGCCGTTTCGAACGACGGATTCGGCCCCAGGGCCACCGAGCTCGCCGGAATCGTGCCTGATAACCTGGCTCCGGCGTGGTACTGGACCAACCAGTTCGCGTCCGAGATTCTGTACCACAACCGCCTTTTGAACTACGAGTGCAGGACGCTGGAGCCAGAATCGGCTACGGCCTTCTACATGCCGTTTTACGCTGGGCTCGCGGTCGGGAAATACTTGTGGCAGAACCAGAGCATGAGGGACCGTGACCCGGCGAGTTTGCTGAGGTGGGTCCAGAAGCGGCCCTTCTGGTGGCGATCCAACGGCTCTGATCACTTCATCACGCTGGGCCGCATCACGTGGGATTTCCGACGATTAGATCAGCCGGAGATAGACTGGGGCTCCAGCTTCATCAACATGCGGGCAATGCGACACGTCACGCGCCTCGTGGTCGAGAGAGCTCCGCGGGACTACTACGACGTCGGTATACCCTACCCTACCGGATTCCACCCCTTGTCCGCCTCCCAAGTCCGGGACTGGCAGAGCTTCGTTCGGACCCGGGACCGGACGCGCCTGTTCTGCTTCGTCGGGGCGACACGTGATAGCATCAAGAACGATTTCCGAGGGCTTCTACTGAGTCAGTGCCGGAACGAGTCGGCCACGTGCCGACTCGTCGACTGTGCCACGACGGAGTGCGCCAACGGCCGGACGCCGAATCTGGAGACGTTCCTGGATTCTGAATTCTGCTTGCAGCCGAGGGGAGATAGCTACACGAGAAGATCCGTTTTCGACTGTATGCTCGCCGGTTCGATTCCGGTTTTTTTCTGGTTCCGAACGGCCTACGACCAGTACGAATGGTTCTTGCCGGGCGAACCGGAGAGCTACTCGGTTTACATCGATCCTCGCGATGTGAGGAATGGACGGTCGATAAAGAGAGTGCTGGAGAGTTACAGCAGAGAGGAGGTgaggaagatgagagagagggTGATAGAACACATACCTAAGTTTGTGTACGCTAAGCCTGAGGGGGAAGGTTCCGAGATTACCAGAGATGCCATTGACATCGCCATTGATGGCGTAATGAAGCGATTCTACGAGCAAAAGCGGCCGCGAAGACTGCCAAGTTAAAGATCAAATGTTGATCAGAAATGCAGATCAGTACACAGAGATACAAACAAATTACTGTCGAGTAGTAACGAGTCAATATCTGGTGATTTGCGTTTTGCAGCTGAGTTGAGAGGACGAGTCCGAGTCCGAGTCCATAAGCACAAGAGATTACTGgacaaaagaggaagaaggaagagtgaGGGTTGACGGTTGACGGGTTAAGCGCGGCGTAATGCAAGATTCATGGCTTTCTGGGCGGAGATTGCGTTGAGCGTAATAGACGGTTGCAAATTGGAAGGTAACGCTGTGACTTGTAATAATCTAATAGAATCAATCTCTTtcgtaaaattaaataataaaatattatattatgccATGGCGTCGGTCGTGCTGATATGcaattccaaaaattttgatataaaataatgtgataataatattcattttttaataaataatttagtgtAAGATAatctattgttatttttttcttagaaaaaaaaaagaaaaacaaattggGAAGGGTTAGTATGGGCCATGGGCCCAGCATGACGACAACGACGAGTTACTGCTTTCGGAAAACTTGGTTGCGTTTGCACCCATCGGCAAGCACGAGATTCTCGTCGTCGCACCATGATTCGGTTTTGGCATTAATTTTGCTGTTGagttcaacttttttttttttttttttttaaatttagaactATAAAGGCACAAACAgtacagaaaataaataattatcaaaagACTTAAACTTCATAGTGATTTTAGCAG from Diospyros lotus cultivar Yz01 chromosome 6, ASM1463336v1, whole genome shotgun sequence encodes:
- the LOC127803039 gene encoding xyloglucan galactosyltransferase XLT2-like, with the translated sequence MMIPNSGQFPHGFQTSKKHKNPDLKPSFCSSHPRVWIFVTILSVQVLILFFARIFPLPLSVQHLFTSAKTGKSDTGQCPFGRVYVYDLPAMFNRDLVDTCNDSDPWHWRCGAVSNDGFGPRATELAGIVPDNLAPAWYWTNQFASEILYHNRLLNYECRTLEPESATAFYMPFYAGLAVGKYLWQNQSMRDRDPASLLRWVQKRPFWWRSNGSDHFITLGRITWDFRRLDQPEIDWGSSFINMRAMRHVTRLVVERAPRDYYDVGIPYPTGFHPLSASQVRDWQSFVRTRDRTRLFCFVGATRDSIKNDFRGLLLSQCRNESATCRLVDCATTECANGRTPNLETFLDSEFCLQPRGDSYTRRSVFDCMLAGSIPVFFWFRTAYDQYEWFLPGEPESYSVYIDPRDVRNGRSIKRVLESYSREEVRKMRERVIEHIPKFVYAKPEGEGSEITRDAIDIAIDGVMKRFYEQKRPRRLPS